A stretch of Aureispira sp. CCB-E DNA encodes these proteins:
- a CDS encoding GNAT family N-acetyltransferase, whose protein sequence is MSKYLLETPRLGLRTWQESDLEPFAKINADSQAMQFYPNTLDKAATQKMLARIQQQYADYGFSVYAVDLLKDKRFIGYIGFMRPSFESYFTPCVEIGWRLDPSVWNQGLATEGALACLEYGFGTLGFQEIYSFTAEINKPSERVMQKIGLKKVDTFLHPLLEKDSPLALHVLYKANQS, encoded by the coding sequence ATGAGCAAATACCTATTAGAAACGCCTCGACTTGGTTTAAGGACTTGGCAGGAAAGTGATTTAGAACCTTTTGCAAAAATTAATGCTGATTCTCAAGCAATGCAATTCTACCCAAACACATTGGATAAAGCTGCTACCCAAAAAATGCTTGCTCGTATTCAGCAACAATATGCCGATTACGGTTTTTCGGTTTATGCTGTGGATTTATTAAAAGACAAACGATTCATTGGGTATATTGGTTTTATGCGCCCTAGTTTTGAGAGTTATTTTACTCCTTGTGTTGAAATAGGTTGGCGGTTGGATCCTAGTGTTTGGAATCAAGGCTTGGCAACAGAGGGCGCATTGGCTTGTTTAGAGTATGGTTTTGGCACCTTAGGCTTTCAAGAAATCTATTCGTTTACCGCCGAAATTAACAAACCGTCAGAACGAGTTATGCAGAAAATTGGTCTCAAAAAAGTCGATACATTTCTCCATCCACTTCTCGAAAAAGATAGTCCATTAGCCCTACATGTTTTGTACAAAGCCAATCAATCATAA
- a CDS encoding TlpA disulfide reductase family protein, protein MMRTWTILTLGCILAWACNDSKKTTTKLPKSITLEVKVSDTTNVVDSLRVYAWKGIQAEEVVTKAVTKTDAGFGCTFDLGQVPRGMYYVGASLRDLKPVLLGTEKAVILEGVTPKLADLKVINSPLNKEYDQLMKRIQGYNQTFMTLMTDYKNGQGDNATLEKVKKKMAKEDKEKMMLLDSLRQKNSELARIMAFNTFQSYQNNGKSGQVEGAYFAESFFDYVDFEDSVYARLPFYYENVKNYATALSTVGLKSPEQKAVLDSLFAKVPETSQLHQPTLVAVTFGMMGRNNEVFMKYSKAYMDKYTGDYPMLDKFMKEQYAKLKGAAGVGEAAANITGATPEGKTLSLTDLRGKYVLIDFWASWCGPCRRENPNVVRLYNKYKDKGFDILGVSLDTNKDKWVDAIKKDKLTWHHVSDLKGWSSQLSKPYGVRGIPYTVLVDKEGNIVAKRLRGATLEAKLREIFGS, encoded by the coding sequence ATGATGCGTACTTGGACAATTTTAACCTTGGGGTGTATACTAGCTTGGGCTTGTAACGATTCCAAAAAAACAACAACAAAATTACCTAAATCAATTACCTTAGAAGTAAAGGTTTCGGATACGACCAATGTAGTAGATAGCCTTCGTGTTTATGCATGGAAAGGCATTCAAGCAGAAGAAGTAGTCACCAAAGCCGTAACAAAAACAGATGCAGGATTTGGCTGTACTTTCGACTTAGGGCAAGTACCTAGAGGAATGTATTATGTTGGCGCTAGTTTAAGAGATTTGAAACCTGTTTTGTTGGGAACAGAAAAAGCAGTGATTCTGGAAGGTGTAACACCAAAATTAGCTGACTTGAAGGTTATCAATAGTCCCTTGAACAAAGAGTATGATCAACTAATGAAGCGAATTCAAGGTTATAACCAAACTTTTATGACTTTGATGACCGATTATAAAAATGGACAGGGAGATAATGCCACCTTGGAAAAGGTTAAGAAAAAAATGGCTAAAGAAGACAAAGAAAAAATGATGTTGTTGGATTCTTTGCGCCAAAAAAACTCTGAATTAGCTCGTATTATGGCTTTTAATACCTTTCAGAGTTATCAAAATAATGGAAAATCTGGGCAAGTAGAAGGAGCTTACTTTGCGGAGTCATTTTTTGATTATGTAGATTTTGAAGACTCTGTATATGCTAGATTGCCATTTTACTATGAGAATGTAAAAAATTATGCGACAGCACTTTCAACGGTAGGGTTAAAGAGTCCCGAACAAAAAGCAGTACTTGATAGTTTATTTGCAAAAGTTCCAGAAACGAGCCAACTACACCAACCTACTTTGGTAGCAGTTACTTTTGGAATGATGGGAAGAAACAATGAGGTATTTATGAAGTACAGCAAAGCTTATATGGATAAGTACACTGGAGATTACCCTATGTTAGATAAGTTTATGAAAGAACAATACGCCAAGCTGAAAGGTGCTGCTGGTGTAGGAGAAGCAGCTGCTAATATTACAGGGGCAACACCTGAAGGTAAAACGCTATCATTGACGGATTTGAGAGGTAAATACGTGTTGATTGATTTCTGGGCAAGTTGGTGTGGTCCTTGTCGTCGTGAAAATCCGAATGTAGTTCGTTTGTACAATAAATATAAGGACAAAGGTTTTGATATTTTAGGAGTTTCTTTGGATACTAATAAAGATAAATGGGTCGATGCAATCAAAAAAGATAAATTAACTTGGCATCATGTCAGTGATTTAAAAGGTTGGAGTTCTCAATTGTCTAAACCTTATGGCGTGCGTGGTATTCCGTATACTGTCTTGGTTGATAAAGAAGGTAATATTGTTGCCAAACGCCTTAGAGGAGCTACGTTGGAGGCAAAACTACGAGAGATATTTGGCTCTTAA
- a CDS encoding ATP-binding cassette domain-containing protein: MFSFNNLVPIPLSDQLETSDIWGTTFAFDAATRYFVEAPSGKGKTTFQHILYGLRKDYTGDVRINALGGEYALTELSLDQWADIRQRELSVVFQDLRLFLELTALENIQLKNNLTNHQPESAIVAMATELGVEHLLEKKCGQMSYGQRQRIAIIRALCQPFRFLIMDEPFSHLDKNNIEKCCQLISRECQKQGAGFAIASLEERYFFDYDQEVKI, translated from the coding sequence ATGTTTTCTTTTAACAACCTAGTTCCTATTCCTTTGAGCGATCAATTAGAAACCTCTGATATTTGGGGGACTACATTTGCTTTTGATGCCGCTACTCGATATTTTGTAGAAGCGCCATCTGGTAAAGGAAAAACGACATTTCAACACATTTTGTATGGTTTGAGAAAAGACTATACTGGAGATGTCCGTATCAATGCATTGGGAGGGGAGTATGCTTTGACAGAATTGAGTTTGGATCAGTGGGCAGACATTCGCCAACGAGAATTGTCGGTTGTCTTTCAAGATTTACGCTTGTTTTTGGAATTGACAGCTTTAGAAAATATACAATTGAAAAATAACCTAACCAATCATCAACCCGAGTCGGCTATTGTCGCGATGGCGACAGAGTTGGGAGTAGAGCATTTGTTGGAGAAAAAATGCGGTCAAATGTCTTATGGGCAACGTCAACGTATTGCTATTATTCGTGCGCTTTGCCAACCGTTTAGATTCTTAATTATGGACGAACCTTTTTCGCATTTGGATAAAAATAATATTGAGAAATGTTGCCAATTAATTAGTCGAGAATGTCAAAAACAGGGCGCAGGTTTTGCGATTGCCTCTTTAGAAGAACGCTACTTTTTTGATTACGATCAAGAAGTTAAAATCTAG
- the arsS gene encoding arsenosugar biosynthesis radical SAM (seleno)protein ArsS (Some members of this family are selenoproteins.), with the protein MKLQTLKKRGSKLATPNVQIAILEETTPKITKFEQKLQDINLMPFKPTQLEIFQVNIGYMCNMTCEHCHVDAGPTRTEIMTKETMQYCLNAIKAANTTTIDITGGAPEMNPNFKWFIEEIRAISKDIEIIVRSNLTILVSNKEYRTYPEFFKKHKLTVIASLPCYTAENTDKQRGDKTFVRSIEALRVLNDLGYGKEGTDLKLHLVFNPGGASLPGNQMSLEADYKRVLKTEYDIEFNNLYTITNLPISRFLDFLLKEDKFDDYMQLLLESFNPAAAEGVMCRNTLSVSWDGYLYDCDFNQMLQLQVEKSVPQHIEDFDLSAMEQRNIMLGQHCYGCTAGAGSSCQGIVS; encoded by the coding sequence ATGAAATTACAAACGCTAAAAAAACGTGGTAGTAAATTAGCTACTCCAAATGTTCAAATTGCTATCTTGGAAGAAACAACTCCTAAAATAACAAAGTTTGAACAAAAATTACAAGATATTAACTTGATGCCTTTCAAGCCTACTCAATTAGAAATCTTTCAGGTGAATATCGGCTATATGTGCAATATGACTTGTGAGCATTGTCATGTCGATGCGGGACCAACTCGTACCGAAATTATGACAAAGGAAACAATGCAATACTGCCTAAATGCCATCAAAGCAGCTAATACGACAACAATTGATATAACAGGAGGAGCTCCAGAAATGAATCCTAATTTTAAGTGGTTCATTGAAGAAATTCGTGCTATTAGTAAAGATATTGAGATTATTGTTCGAAGCAATTTGACCATTTTGGTTTCTAATAAGGAGTACAGAACTTATCCAGAGTTTTTCAAAAAACACAAATTAACAGTTATTGCTTCTTTGCCTTGTTATACAGCAGAAAATACAGACAAACAAAGAGGAGATAAGACTTTTGTGCGCTCTATTGAAGCCTTACGTGTATTGAATGATTTGGGATATGGAAAAGAAGGAACTGACTTAAAATTGCATTTGGTATTTAATCCTGGAGGCGCTAGTTTGCCAGGCAATCAAATGAGCTTGGAAGCAGATTATAAGCGTGTTTTAAAAACAGAGTACGATATCGAGTTTAATAATTTGTATACCATTACGAATCTACCTATTAGTCGTTTCTTGGACTTTTTGTTGAAGGAAGATAAATTTGACGACTATATGCAGTTGTTGCTAGAATCGTTTAATCCAGCAGCAGCAGAAGGTGTGATGTGCCGCAATACATTGTCTGTTTCATGGGATGGATATTTGTATGATTGTGACTTCAACCAAATGTTGCAACTACAGGTAGAAAAATCAGTTCCTCAACACATCGAAGATTTTGATTTGTCGGCAATGGAACAGCGCAACATTATGCTGGGACAGCATTGTTACGGCTGTACCGCAGGAGCAGGGTCTAGCTGCCAAGGAATTGTAAGCTAA
- a CDS encoding leucine-rich repeat domain-containing protein — protein sequence MEVYDFSNIKGNEAKIVSARFRKLDRLPKAIFACSKLKSLVLIKCDVKRIPQAITNFQHLETLVIRDCGLEQLPEYLADLKQLTYLEITGNALEVVPKSLAFGERDLQLHLTGNKIQSISKDFFALNTRITQLSLTNNALSELPELDEDCLHLRELRIAGNRLESLSPNFIKKLKALTFLDIRNNPYKQLPLAILNLDLNSNGCRLYAQDLGLDEDWLKGTSFSILLKAFKAVSLDFEGRKVAYQLLTQSSKRTFEQDSLLKCLTLKHQEIGERALEQLLLQQQEALANNPLDEKSELAIWGKTNLPKKSLKEKIKEKGIQYVTKIKATTTHVVLAPPIKLPSINNVEQLVFIDEATLLNFLEIEKGRYLKTEETSPTDIEHLTTLLYHKDIENRTLALTIMKEGGVPKVLLTDLFLIWRDTKNDASFRKKVLSLLKQNASKTLQSKLAAKVRPIMRATLDEYTLEDNLQHYTKGTELDAWRIGRYVFRNFKNGLRFWLQHLSTEEKNTLINFLIDKRPDFVLKNCYFQALEELFLYKNAKRVAIEKANLTSFPKKLLDFQQMWYLSLGNNEICQLPDDLERLQGLRTLNLKGNKLEEFPAVCKRMNRLKVIVLAMNPLVWNKKFVDTALYSYDEVVAKRK from the coding sequence ATGGAAGTATACGACTTTAGCAATATAAAAGGAAATGAGGCAAAAATTGTTTCTGCACGGTTTAGAAAACTTGACCGTCTTCCTAAAGCAATATTTGCTTGTTCTAAATTAAAGTCGTTAGTTCTTATAAAATGCGATGTTAAACGTATTCCTCAAGCAATTACGAACTTTCAGCATTTAGAAACACTAGTCATTCGAGATTGTGGACTAGAACAGTTGCCAGAGTACTTGGCAGATTTAAAGCAGTTAACTTATCTAGAAATTACAGGTAATGCTTTGGAGGTTGTTCCGAAATCACTAGCATTTGGGGAACGAGATTTACAACTTCATTTGACAGGAAATAAAATCCAATCTATTTCCAAAGACTTTTTCGCACTCAATACACGTATTACCCAGTTAAGTTTGACGAATAATGCGTTGTCTGAATTGCCTGAATTGGACGAAGATTGTTTGCATTTAAGGGAATTGAGAATTGCGGGTAATCGACTAGAATCCTTGTCGCCAAATTTTATCAAAAAACTAAAAGCACTCACTTTTCTAGATATTAGAAACAATCCTTACAAACAATTGCCCTTAGCCATTCTTAACTTGGATTTAAATTCTAATGGCTGTCGTTTGTATGCCCAAGATTTGGGTTTGGATGAGGATTGGTTAAAAGGAACTTCCTTTTCTATTTTATTAAAAGCTTTCAAAGCCGTTTCTTTAGATTTTGAAGGTAGAAAAGTGGCTTATCAGTTATTAACTCAATCTTCAAAAAGAACGTTTGAACAAGACAGCTTACTAAAGTGCTTGACTCTAAAACATCAAGAGATTGGTGAACGAGCATTAGAGCAGCTATTGCTACAACAGCAAGAAGCATTGGCTAACAATCCACTAGATGAAAAAAGTGAACTGGCAATTTGGGGTAAAACGAATCTACCTAAGAAGTCGCTCAAAGAAAAAATAAAAGAAAAAGGAATTCAATATGTTACCAAAATAAAAGCTACAACAACGCATGTCGTATTAGCACCACCCATCAAACTACCTTCAATAAATAATGTTGAGCAATTGGTGTTCATCGACGAAGCAACTTTGTTGAATTTTTTAGAAATTGAAAAAGGAAGATATCTAAAAACAGAGGAAACGAGTCCAACAGATATAGAACATTTGACGACCTTGCTTTATCACAAAGATATTGAAAATAGAACCTTGGCATTGACTATTATGAAGGAAGGAGGGGTGCCGAAAGTCTTGTTAACAGATTTGTTTTTGATTTGGAGAGATACAAAAAATGATGCCTCTTTTCGAAAAAAGGTATTGAGTTTGTTAAAACAAAACGCAAGCAAAACGCTGCAATCTAAATTGGCGGCTAAGGTTCGTCCCATTATGCGTGCCACCTTAGATGAGTACACGTTGGAGGATAATTTACAGCATTATACCAAAGGGACGGAGTTGGATGCTTGGAGGATTGGTCGTTATGTTTTTAGGAATTTTAAGAATGGTTTGCGTTTTTGGTTACAGCATTTGTCAACAGAAGAAAAAAATACCTTAATTAATTTCTTGATAGACAAACGACCTGATTTCGTTTTGAAAAATTGTTACTTCCAAGCACTAGAGGAATTGTTTTTGTATAAAAATGCCAAACGAGTGGCTATCGAAAAAGCTAATCTAACGTCTTTTCCAAAAAAGTTACTAGATTTTCAGCAAATGTGGTATTTGTCTTTAGGCAACAATGAAATTTGCCAATTGCCAGATGATTTGGAGCGTCTACAAGGTTTGCGTACGTTAAATTTAAAAGGAAATAAATTAGAGGAATTTCCTGCCGTATGTAAACGAATGAACCGATTAAAAGTAATTGTCTTAGCAATGAATCCTTTGGTTTGGAATAAGAAATTTGTGGATACTGCACTGTATTCCTACGATGAGGTTGTAGCCAAACGGAAATAA
- a CDS encoding RidA family protein, producing the protein MNRNLVEEKLRELKLSLPNVSLPGGSYVSVNIRGAIAYVAIQFPIINQAHFYQGRLGVEISTEDGYKAMQLCALNVLAQIKAKVGFDKVLGLNHIDAYYQSGEHWDEGPSIVNGASDLFVNILGEKGKHSRAIFGVHKLPRNFSVGLTATFTLITDMPS; encoded by the coding sequence ATGAACAGGAATTTAGTAGAAGAAAAACTGCGAGAATTAAAATTAAGTTTACCTAATGTGTCATTGCCAGGAGGGTCTTATGTCTCTGTCAATATACGTGGGGCAATAGCTTATGTGGCTATCCAATTTCCAATTATTAATCAAGCTCATTTTTATCAAGGTCGTTTAGGCGTAGAAATTTCTACCGAGGACGGTTACAAAGCGATGCAATTATGTGCTTTGAATGTCCTAGCTCAAATAAAAGCAAAAGTAGGTTTTGATAAAGTGCTTGGGTTGAACCACATTGATGCGTATTATCAATCTGGAGAACATTGGGACGAAGGACCCTCTATTGTCAATGGAGCCTCTGATTTGTTTGTCAATATTTTAGGTGAAAAAGGAAAACACTCTAGGGCTATTTTTGGAGTGCATAAGTTGCCTCGAAATTTTAGTGTAGGGCTAACGGCTACTTTTACATTGATTACGGATATGCCATCTTAA